A portion of the Lysinibacillus timonensis genome contains these proteins:
- a CDS encoding sulfurtransferase translates to MGKVFVEASQVNNEGRFIDTRYHLQDKHWGQLSFEESHITGAIYWDLERDLSDMSKDEGRHPMPSKEQLLLLFERTGLTYNDTIYIYDQGGAPFASRAWWMLKYANFPNVFIVNGGFNALKDAGFVVTAESIAYEPSSLEIKWNDSIYASREDVKRIVDGKEQATLLDARAAIRYRGEQETIDAKAGHIPTAKNFDWEQLIVGNTLCATESMLEKFNNEEDIVVYCGSGVTASPLYAILADSGYDNIRLYVGSYSDWITKYDIEVGENK, encoded by the coding sequence ATGGGTAAAGTTTTTGTAGAAGCTTCACAAGTAAATAATGAAGGTCGATTTATTGATACCAGGTATCATTTACAAGATAAACACTGGGGTCAACTATCTTTCGAAGAGTCTCATATTACAGGTGCAATATATTGGGATTTAGAACGAGACTTATCTGATATGTCGAAAGACGAAGGGCGTCACCCAATGCCTTCGAAAGAGCAATTACTACTCTTATTTGAACGTACAGGTTTGACATATAATGACACGATTTATATTTATGATCAAGGTGGAGCCCCATTTGCTTCACGTGCTTGGTGGATGTTAAAATATGCTAACTTTCCAAATGTATTTATTGTAAATGGTGGATTTAATGCATTAAAAGACGCTGGCTTTGTGGTAACAGCGGAATCCATAGCTTATGAGCCATCATCCCTAGAGATTAAATGGAATGATTCTATCTACGCAAGTAGAGAAGATGTTAAACGGATTGTCGATGGAAAAGAACAAGCAACTTTATTAGATGCTCGTGCTGCCATACGTTACCGTGGTGAACAAGAGACAATAGATGCGAAAGCAGGTCATATTCCAACGGCAAAAAATTTCGATTGGGAACAATTAATAGTAGGAAATACACTTTGTGCTACAGAATCTATGCTAGAAAAATTCAATAACGAAGAAGATATTGTTGTTTATTGTGGTTCAGGTGTCACTGCATCGCCACTTTATGCTATCTTAGCTGATTCCGGATATGACAATATTCGCTTATATGTAGGTAGTTATAGTGACTGGATTACGAAATACGACATAGAAGTCGGGGAAAATAAATAA
- a CDS encoding 3'-5' exonuclease, producing the protein MSRNETYIFLDIEATLIHGKQHIIEIGAVKWKPDGTIDTFQHFIKPNKFRKLNQHIQQLTGITTEEILSAPVFPTVIQKFKNWCNGDVTFVTFGEFDRKVLEEELLRHRMNCNFIYPMIDFQQKYMIEYQRKDQPGLKGLLESLEIDIENQHRALVDATSLYKIFEILNGSKIIESQKTNEFSMILSEIKQDEKEYELTLSYLSGNITENNLSILTFNTIHCHLPFQVCEIERIDPEGEKQLVQVTEVNPNPDVQLLLNHIAADIKGKVLITRSGMKQISKVLRIHGITLPKTEVMTLHQLMKNEAIVNQFTLDGQPITAYEKKILTLIEKYKYNIIDEFKIRNLYIKEEVFTLS; encoded by the coding sequence TTGAGTCGTAATGAAACATACATATTTTTAGACATCGAAGCGACACTCATACATGGAAAACAACATATAATTGAAATCGGTGCAGTTAAGTGGAAGCCAGATGGTACAATAGATACTTTTCAGCATTTCATCAAACCAAACAAATTTAGAAAATTAAACCAACATATACAACAGTTAACCGGAATCACGACAGAAGAAATTTTAAGTGCTCCAGTATTTCCAACTGTTATACAAAAGTTTAAAAATTGGTGTAATGGAGATGTAACATTCGTAACTTTTGGGGAATTTGATCGTAAGGTACTTGAAGAAGAGTTACTTCGCCATCGGATGAATTGTAATTTTATATACCCAATGATTGATTTCCAACAAAAATACATGATCGAATATCAACGTAAAGACCAACCTGGGTTAAAAGGATTACTAGAATCTTTAGAAATTGATATAGAAAATCAGCATCGCGCTTTAGTTGATGCGACTAGTTTGTATAAAATTTTTGAAATATTAAATGGTTCAAAAATCATTGAAAGTCAAAAGACAAACGAATTCTCAATGATTTTAAGTGAGATCAAGCAAGATGAAAAGGAATATGAACTAACTTTATCTTATTTATCAGGCAATATTACAGAAAATAATCTATCGATCTTAACGTTCAATACAATTCATTGTCATTTACCGTTTCAGGTTTGTGAAATTGAACGAATCGACCCTGAAGGTGAGAAACAACTTGTTCAAGTAACTGAAGTTAATCCAAATCCAGATGTCCAATTATTGTTAAATCATATTGCTGCTGATATAAAAGGAAAAGTATTAATTACACGTAGCGGTATGAAACAAATTTCAAAAGTACTACGTATACATGGCATCACATTACCTAAAACAGAGGTAATGACACTACATCAATTGATGAAAAATGAAGCAATTGTAAATCAGTTTACGCTGGATGGTCAACCGATCACGGCATACGAAAAAAAGATACTAACTTTAATAGAAAAGTATAAATATAATATTATCGATGAGTTTAAGATTCGTAATCTATATATAAAAGAAGAAGTATTTACTTTAAGCTAA
- the gdhA gene encoding NADP-specific glutamate dehydrogenase produces the protein MTSPFVNTKSEAQLYIDSVFEQLKVKYSHQVEFLQAVEEIFISLVPVFEQRPEYIQHNILSRIVEPDRIVSFRVTWQDDQNNVQVNRGYRVQFNNVVGPYKGGLRLHPTVNESIMKFLAFEQIFKNSLTGLPIGGAKGGSDFDPKGKSNSEIMRFCQAFMTELYRHIGPDVDVPAGDIGVGAREIGYLYGQYKRIRGAHEAGVLTGKQPGYGGSLVRKEATGYGLVYFVEEMLQDAKQSFLNKKVVVSGSGNVAIYAIEKAQHFGANVIACSDSSGYVYDPDGIDLKVLKEIKEVKGERISSYVNYRPNATFTEGCNDIWSIPCDIALPCATQNEIDGEAARTLIANGVKVVAEGANMPSNLEAINEFLDNGILFGPAKAANAGGVATSALEMAQNSGRVYWAFNQVDEKLHDIMKSIYKQSKEAAERYGFEGNLVIGSNIAGFVKVADGMISEGVY, from the coding sequence ATGACGTCACCATTCGTTAATACAAAATCAGAAGCACAACTATATATCGATTCAGTATTTGAACAGCTAAAAGTAAAATATTCACATCAAGTTGAATTCTTACAAGCCGTGGAAGAAATCTTTATTTCTTTAGTACCGGTTTTTGAACAAAGACCCGAATATATCCAACATAACATTTTATCGCGTATCGTTGAACCAGATCGCATTGTTTCTTTCCGAGTAACGTGGCAAGATGACCAAAACAACGTACAAGTAAACCGTGGTTACCGTGTACAATTCAATAATGTAGTTGGACCATATAAAGGTGGACTACGCCTACACCCTACTGTAAATGAATCGATAATGAAATTCCTAGCATTCGAACAAATTTTTAAAAATTCATTAACAGGACTACCGATTGGCGGAGCAAAAGGAGGTTCAGATTTTGATCCGAAAGGAAAATCAAACTCTGAAATCATGCGTTTCTGTCAAGCCTTTATGACTGAATTATACCGCCATATTGGTCCTGATGTCGATGTTCCTGCAGGGGATATTGGTGTTGGCGCACGTGAAATCGGTTATTTATATGGTCAATATAAACGAATTCGTGGTGCACATGAGGCTGGTGTACTAACTGGTAAACAACCTGGTTACGGTGGTTCACTTGTACGTAAGGAAGCTACTGGATATGGCTTGGTTTATTTCGTCGAGGAAATGTTACAAGACGCGAAACAATCCTTCTTAAATAAAAAAGTAGTTGTATCTGGCTCTGGCAACGTAGCAATCTATGCAATTGAAAAAGCACAACATTTTGGTGCAAATGTCATTGCATGTTCAGATTCGAGCGGATATGTATATGATCCAGATGGAATCGATTTGAAAGTTTTAAAAGAGATTAAAGAAGTAAAAGGTGAACGAATTAGCAGCTATGTGAACTATAGACCAAATGCGACATTTACAGAAGGTTGCAATGATATTTGGTCAATTCCATGTGATATCGCATTACCTTGTGCTACACAAAACGAAATTGACGGTGAAGCTGCACGTACGCTAATCGCTAATGGTGTGAAAGTTGTTGCAGAAGGTGCAAATATGCCATCTAATTTAGAAGCCATTAATGAATTCTTAGATAATGGTATTCTATTTGGACCAGCTAAAGCTGCAAATGCTGGTGGTGTGGCAACAAGCGCGCTTGAAATGGCACAAAACTCTGGCCGAGTATACTGGGCTTTTAATCAAGTAGACGAAAAATTACATGATATTATGAAATCTATTTACAAACAAAGTAAAGAAGCTGCAGAACGATATGGCTTCGAAGGAAATTTAGTAATTGGTTCAAATATTGCTGGCTTTGTAAAAGTAGCAGATGGAATGATTAGCGAAGGCGTTTACTAA
- a CDS encoding squalene/phytoene synthase family protein, which translates to MNKRELQNDAIRVLKETSRTFYIPITFLQKELKLAVATAYLMMRAIDEIEDHEHIQVTNDIKYNLLTQISGLLEATTFDEEKYFELLKPFEQYMPEVTMRLGDWIRLIPDGAEEIIKRSTSEMAYGMAKWSKLNWQISTREDLDEYTYYVAGLVGVMLSELWEWNAGVKTDRDLAIGFGRGLQTVNILRNQDEDMAERGVSFVPDGWTREQLFAYTEENLEKADLYIRDIQKRSILLFCKLPLALAHKTLKALRSGKEKMSRQEVEETVREVETN; encoded by the coding sequence ATGAATAAAAGAGAACTCCAAAATGATGCTATACGTGTTCTTAAAGAAACAAGTCGAACATTCTATATACCAATTACTTTTTTACAAAAAGAGTTGAAATTGGCAGTTGCTACAGCGTACTTAATGATGCGTGCGATAGATGAAATAGAAGACCATGAACATATACAAGTAACAAATGATATTAAATATAACTTATTAACTCAGATCAGCGGTTTATTGGAAGCTACCACTTTTGATGAAGAAAAATATTTTGAATTACTAAAACCTTTTGAACAATACATGCCTGAAGTAACAATGAGGTTAGGTGATTGGATTCGATTAATCCCAGATGGTGCTGAAGAAATCATTAAACGATCTACAAGTGAAATGGCGTATGGTATGGCTAAATGGTCTAAATTAAATTGGCAAATTTCTACAAGAGAAGATTTAGATGAATATACTTACTATGTTGCTGGTCTTGTTGGAGTCATGCTCTCTGAACTATGGGAATGGAATGCGGGAGTTAAAACCGATAGAGATTTGGCTATTGGCTTTGGACGTGGTCTTCAAACTGTTAACATTCTAAGAAATCAAGATGAAGACATGGCAGAACGTGGTGTTAGTTTCGTTCCTGATGGTTGGACACGTGAACAATTGTTTGCTTATACTGAAGAGAATTTAGAAAAAGCCGATCTTTATATAAGAGATATTCAAAAACGATCCATATTATTATTCTGTAAACTTCCACTTGCGTTAGCTCATAAAACGTTAAAAGCTTTACGATCAGGCAAAGAGAAAATGTCTCGTCAAGAAGTAGAAGAAACTGTTAGAGAAGTAGAAACAAATTAA
- a CDS encoding NADP-dependent malic enzyme, producing MDLMKKALEMHEENRGKLEIKSKVSLEDTYDLSLAYSPGVAAPCIEIDKDRSRVYDYTLKGNSVAIVTDGTAVLGLGDIGPEAALPVMEGKALLLKKISNVDAFPICLDTKDVDEIVRTVRLISPTFGAINLEDISAPRCFEIEERLRKECNIPVFHDDQHGTAIVVGAGLSNALKIVGKRKEDIQIVINGAGAAGIAILKLLLEIGYKNIIMCDSTGIIYSGRAKGMNPIKEEIAQLTNGNLLKGGLNEALVGADVFIGVSIANLLTKDHIQSMNAEPIVFALANPNPEITYENAKAWGVKIIGTGRSDYPNQVNNMLAFPGIFRGALDVRATDINEEMKMAAVSAIASLISEEDLHEEYIIPKALDERVAEVVSRAVSKAAIESGISDLYEQTKDFNEQLI from the coding sequence ATGGATTTAATGAAGAAGGCGTTAGAAATGCATGAAGAAAATAGAGGGAAATTAGAAATTAAATCAAAAGTGTCTCTGGAGGACACATATGATTTAAGTTTAGCTTATTCACCGGGCGTAGCCGCTCCATGTATTGAAATTGATAAAGATCGATCTCGGGTGTATGATTATACGTTAAAAGGAAATTCTGTGGCAATCGTTACAGATGGAACAGCTGTATTAGGTCTTGGTGACATAGGCCCTGAAGCTGCACTGCCTGTTATGGAAGGAAAGGCATTGCTATTAAAGAAAATAAGTAATGTAGATGCTTTTCCAATATGTCTAGATACAAAAGATGTGGATGAGATTGTCCGCACTGTAAGATTAATTTCCCCAACATTTGGAGCGATTAATTTAGAAGATATCTCTGCACCACGCTGCTTTGAAATTGAGGAACGATTACGAAAAGAGTGTAATATACCTGTATTTCATGATGATCAGCATGGTACGGCGATTGTTGTAGGTGCTGGGTTATCGAATGCATTAAAAATTGTAGGAAAGCGTAAAGAAGATATACAAATTGTGATTAACGGTGCAGGTGCTGCAGGGATTGCCATCTTAAAATTATTACTTGAAATCGGCTATAAAAATATCATCATGTGCGATTCAACAGGAATTATTTATTCTGGTAGAGCAAAAGGAATGAATCCAATAAAAGAAGAAATTGCTCAATTAACGAATGGTAATCTTTTGAAAGGTGGGTTGAATGAAGCGTTAGTCGGAGCGGATGTTTTCATCGGGGTTTCGATTGCGAACTTGCTAACGAAAGATCATATTCAATCTATGAATGCTGAACCAATCGTTTTTGCACTAGCGAATCCGAATCCTGAAATTACTTATGAAAATGCTAAAGCATGGGGAGTTAAAATTATCGGAACTGGACGTTCAGACTATCCAAACCAAGTAAATAATATGTTAGCTTTCCCTGGGATTTTTAGAGGTGCCTTAGATGTAAGAGCAACAGATATTAATGAAGAGATGAAGATGGCAGCTGTTTCTGCAATTGCTTCATTAATTTCAGAAGAAGATTTACATGAAGAATATATTATTCCAAAAGCATTAGATGAACGAGTTGCAGAAGTTGTTAGTAGAGCTGTTAGTAAAGCTGCAATCGAGTCTGGTATTTCAGATTTATATGAGCAAACAAAGGATTTTAATGAACAGTTAATCTAA
- a CDS encoding stalk domain-containing protein, with product MKKKSLTLIATTALVASTMIVPTASAQYLEGQPIEDTEGLEYKTTINEDLVNEPISDEEVVQPANFIEVKGTIHEITEDSNGYFYGTVEGDQPFAIYFNEQTVILNNVGEKIELEEGMEFTAFVDSSKPMIMIYPPRYSPEVIIVQTKELGTVQYDQFDENFLNKNKDLSINVDEDTDILNLSGTKLSKEDIVNEDVLVFYTVTTKSLPAQTAPSQVIVLSYDEVDQVEEGTVKEENNNIEMAYQIAERDSHLVNGVKMIPLRLVAEQLGYKVNSTGNGAIVSKGALSFTITRGSKMYGYNKAVKSFAEVPTLLEKNKTYVPYEFLELLIGNGK from the coding sequence ATGAAAAAGAAATCTTTAACATTGATTGCTACTACAGCTTTAGTTGCTAGTACAATGATCGTTCCAACCGCATCAGCGCAATATTTAGAAGGGCAGCCAATTGAGGACACAGAAGGGTTAGAATATAAAACGACAATCAACGAAGACTTAGTTAACGAACCAATTTCCGATGAGGAAGTAGTTCAACCAGCAAATTTCATTGAAGTTAAAGGGACAATTCATGAAATTACAGAAGACTCAAATGGTTACTTCTACGGAACGGTTGAGGGTGACCAACCCTTCGCTATTTATTTTAATGAACAGACAGTAATTTTAAATAATGTTGGGGAGAAGATAGAACTTGAAGAAGGTATGGAGTTTACGGCATTTGTTGATTCTTCTAAACCAATGATTATGATTTATCCACCGCGATACTCACCTGAAGTGATCATTGTTCAAACGAAAGAACTTGGTACTGTTCAATATGATCAGTTTGATGAGAACTTTTTAAACAAGAACAAAGATTTATCTATTAATGTGGACGAAGATACAGACATACTTAACTTATCTGGTACGAAGCTATCAAAAGAAGATATAGTTAATGAAGACGTACTTGTTTTTTATACTGTAACAACAAAAAGTTTACCGGCTCAAACAGCTCCTTCTCAGGTGATTGTTCTAAGCTATGATGAAGTAGATCAAGTTGAAGAAGGTACAGTAAAAGAAGAGAATAACAATATTGAAATGGCGTACCAAATTGCTGAACGAGATTCCCATTTAGTAAATGGTGTTAAAATGATTCCTTTACGATTAGTGGCTGAGCAACTTGGTTATAAAGTTAATTCTACTGGAAATGGAGCAATTGTTTCTAAGGGTGCTCTTTCGTTTACAATTACTCGTGGTTCAAAAATGTATGGATACAATAAGGCGGTGAAATCATTCGCCGAAGTACCTACATTGCTTGAAAAAAATAAAACTTACGTACCATATGAATTTTTAGAACTTCTTATCGGAAATGGTAAATAA
- the coaW gene encoding type II pantothenate kinase, producing MQKVIGIDAGGTLTKLAYTNEQNEFQYKIFPSNNFSLVKQWIEARPQIEEIGVTGGRTEQLLNVLKTMKSIQYIVEFEATFKGVRYLLQQEGHQLEKSIITNIGTGTSIHYMDGSHQIRVGGTGVGGGTLTGLSTIMTGISNFDEITSNAAQGSREHIDLFVKDIYQGMDTPIEGHLTASNFGKVSIIPNTKHETNDLLATIQGLVGEVITTLSIQFAEQKETEHIIYIGSTLTDNEHLKKVIGNYTKLKKHQPIFLNNSGFAGAVGALLNKLEEL from the coding sequence ATGCAAAAAGTAATTGGAATTGATGCAGGTGGGACTTTAACAAAGTTAGCATATACCAATGAACAGAATGAATTTCAATATAAAATATTCCCCTCAAATAATTTTTCTTTAGTAAAACAGTGGATCGAAGCTCGTCCACAAATTGAGGAAATTGGGGTTACAGGTGGACGTACGGAACAACTTCTGAACGTGTTAAAGACAATGAAATCCATTCAATACATTGTAGAGTTCGAGGCTACATTTAAAGGTGTACGGTATTTATTGCAACAAGAAGGGCATCAATTAGAGAAAAGTATTATCACAAATATTGGTACCGGTACATCTATACATTATATGGATGGAAGTCACCAAATTAGAGTTGGTGGTACCGGTGTTGGTGGAGGAACCTTAACAGGCCTTTCAACCATTATGACAGGCATTTCAAACTTTGATGAGATTACGTCCAATGCAGCTCAAGGTAGTCGAGAACATATCGATTTATTTGTTAAAGATATTTATCAAGGGATGGATACGCCCATTGAGGGGCACTTAACAGCTAGTAATTTTGGAAAAGTAAGCATCATTCCAAACACCAAGCATGAAACGAATGATTTGTTAGCAACTATCCAAGGTCTTGTTGGTGAAGTTATTACAACTCTTAGTATCCAATTTGCCGAGCAAAAAGAAACTGAGCATATTATTTATATTGGGTCTACATTAACGGATAACGAACATTTAAAAAAAGTAATCGGTAATTATACGAAGTTGAAAAAACATCAACCGATCTTTTTAAATAATTCTGGTTTCGCAGGTGCGGTGGGAGCTTTGTTAAATAAATTAGAAGAGCTTTAA
- a CDS encoding reverse transcriptase-like protein, whose amino-acid sequence MLEVYIDGASAGNPGPSGIGIFIKGEGHSIQISEFIGETNNHIAEFQALIRGLEEAKKLNTSFVSIRSDSKIVVASIEKQYAKNEEYKPLLEQALQLSQNFDLFFIKWIPDNQNKAADTLARKAILKGK is encoded by the coding sequence ATGTTAGAAGTTTATATTGACGGCGCTAGTGCTGGGAATCCTGGACCTAGTGGAATCGGAATATTTATAAAAGGCGAAGGCCATTCTATTCAAATAAGTGAATTTATCGGTGAAACGAATAATCATATTGCTGAATTTCAAGCTTTAATTCGGGGATTAGAGGAAGCAAAAAAGCTTAATACTTCTTTTGTTTCCATCCGATCCGATTCTAAAATTGTTGTTGCATCGATTGAAAAACAATATGCGAAAAATGAGGAATATAAACCTTTATTAGAACAGGCTCTCCAACTATCACAAAATTTTGACCTATTCTTTATCAAATGGATTCCTGATAATCAAAATAAAGCAGCAGATACATTAGCACGTAAAGCCATCTTAAAAGGGAAATAA
- a CDS encoding zinc-finger domain-containing protein, giving the protein MNKNTVIKDIDELTDTYCEDCPVRRELRNTRGKSGAHRFCIEQCSVGEQLQFLGNELMKIYER; this is encoded by the coding sequence GTGAATAAAAATACTGTTATTAAAGATATAGATGAGCTTACAGACACATATTGCGAAGACTGTCCTGTCCGTCGTGAGTTGAGAAATACTAGGGGTAAATCAGGTGCTCATCGTTTTTGTATAGAACAATGTTCCGTTGGAGAACAATTACAATTTTTAGGGAATGAATTAATGAAAATTTATGAAAGATAA
- the pepF gene encoding oligoendopeptidase F — MVNRNEVNLKETWDLTHLFQTETDFEKQIEVVKLDSVDITTTFKGKIYNVQSILNVIERYEKLLEKLVPINSYANLILSVDQGNDEAQLRAAKVGQLFSTISAQTSFIISELVEIDEITLQEASNISPEYANFIQKIIRKKPYQLHPEAERALAAFGTTFDAPYELYNTTKLVDLQFHQFEVNGNSYPLSYNSFEGDWELENNTEIRRAAFEAFSQKLKDYQHTTAKTYDMYLKIEKTNADLRGYNSIFDYLLFNQEVDQSLYHRQIDIIMKELAPHMRRYAKLLQRVHGLDDMTFADLKISLDPTYEPQISIEESRKFMKDALSIMGEEYSDMIDRAFEERWIDFAQNTGKSTGAFCDSPYGYHPYVLISWTNRMNEVFVLAHELGHAGHFNLANAKQNVFNAEPSLYFIEAPSTMNEMLMANYLLNNSTDTRFKRWVISTIVARTYYHNFVTHLLEAAYQRKVYEEIDQGGSVNANKLNELKRNVLKEFWGDTVKIIDGAELTWMRQPHYYMGLYPYTYSAGLTIATQVYRRIQTDGKLAIDDWLKVLKAGGTKNPYELAQMAGIDLTSEQPLRDTISFIGSLVDQLEQLTEQLGQ; from the coding sequence ATGGTAAATAGAAATGAAGTAAATCTAAAAGAAACATGGGATTTAACTCATCTTTTTCAAACAGAAACTGATTTTGAAAAACAGATTGAAGTTGTGAAACTTGATTCAGTAGATATTACCACTACTTTTAAAGGAAAAATCTACAACGTTCAATCCATTTTGAATGTGATAGAACGATATGAAAAGCTATTAGAAAAGTTAGTACCTATAAATTCCTATGCCAATCTAATATTAAGTGTAGATCAAGGAAATGATGAAGCTCAATTACGTGCTGCCAAAGTAGGCCAACTTTTTTCTACAATTAGCGCTCAAACTTCTTTTATTATAAGTGAACTAGTAGAAATAGATGAAATCACATTGCAAGAAGCTAGTAATATTTCTCCTGAGTATGCGAACTTCATCCAAAAAATAATTCGAAAAAAACCATATCAATTACATCCTGAAGCGGAAAGAGCACTCGCAGCATTTGGAACTACATTCGATGCACCTTACGAGCTTTACAACACAACAAAACTGGTTGACTTACAATTTCATCAGTTCGAAGTTAACGGAAATAGCTATCCATTAAGTTATAATTCATTTGAAGGAGACTGGGAACTAGAGAATAATACAGAAATCCGAAGAGCTGCATTTGAAGCGTTTTCGCAAAAATTAAAAGACTATCAGCATACAACGGCTAAAACGTATGATATGTACTTAAAGATAGAAAAAACAAACGCTGATTTAAGAGGATACAATTCAATCTTTGATTACCTCCTATTTAACCAAGAAGTTGATCAATCATTATATCACCGTCAAATCGATATCATTATGAAAGAGCTAGCACCACATATGAGACGTTATGCCAAACTTCTTCAAAGAGTTCATGGACTTGATGACATGACGTTTGCAGATTTGAAAATTTCATTAGATCCAACCTATGAACCTCAAATTTCTATTGAAGAATCGCGTAAATTTATGAAAGACGCTCTTTCTATCATGGGAGAAGAATATAGTGATATGATTGACCGCGCTTTTGAAGAACGTTGGATTGATTTTGCACAAAATACGGGCAAATCGACTGGAGCTTTTTGTGACAGTCCTTATGGATACCATCCATACGTACTTATCTCTTGGACGAATCGGATGAACGAAGTATTTGTTCTCGCACATGAACTGGGTCACGCCGGCCATTTCAACTTGGCTAATGCAAAACAAAATGTTTTTAATGCAGAACCTTCCCTTTACTTTATAGAGGCGCCTTCTACAATGAATGAAATGCTAATGGCAAATTATTTATTAAACAATTCAACGGATACGCGTTTTAAACGTTGGGTTATTTCAACTATTGTTGCAAGAACTTACTATCACAATTTTGTTACTCATTTACTTGAAGCTGCTTATCAAAGAAAGGTCTATGAAGAAATTGACCAAGGTGGAAGTGTAAATGCTAACAAATTAAATGAATTGAAAAGAAATGTTCTTAAGGAATTTTGGGGCGATACTGTTAAAATCATCGATGGAGCAGAACTTACATGGATGCGTCAACCACATTATTATATGGGTTTATATCCATACACATATTCAGCAGGTTTAACAATCGCGACACAAGTCTATCGACGCATTCAAACTGACGGTAAATTAGCAATAGATGATTGGCTTAAAGTATTGAAAGCTGGCGGTACTAAAAACCCCTATGAGCTTGCACAAATGGCTGGTATAGACCTCACTTCAGAGCAGCCACTTCGAGATACAATCTCTTTCATTGGATCGTTAGTAGACCAGTTAGAGCAATTAACAGAACAATTAGGTCAATAA
- a CDS encoding YaiI/YqxD family protein, giving the protein MLQLLIDADACPVIDLAISISSDYDIKTTLFCDTTHSIERNNATTIMVPKGPDSVDFKLVNAVSKYDIVITQDYGLAAMCLAKGAFVIDQNGREMTSDNIDQLLAFRHESAKFRRAGGRTKGPKKRTENNNLLFEVNFRQLCESALAIYNE; this is encoded by the coding sequence ATATTACAATTATTAATTGATGCTGATGCATGTCCTGTTATTGATTTAGCAATATCCATTTCATCTGATTATGATATAAAAACAACTTTATTTTGCGATACAACTCACTCAATTGAACGAAATAATGCAACAACTATTATGGTTCCCAAAGGGCCTGATTCTGTTGACTTTAAGCTGGTGAATGCGGTTTCGAAATATGATATAGTCATTACGCAAGATTATGGGTTAGCAGCGATGTGTTTAGCAAAAGGTGCATTTGTAATTGATCAAAATGGAAGAGAGATGACTTCAGATAACATTGATCAATTACTAGCCTTTCGACATGAAAGTGCAAAATTTAGACGTGCAGGTGGGAGAACAAAAGGACCAAAAAAACGAACAGAGAATAACAATTTATTATTCGAAGTAAATTTTCGACAACTTTGTGAAAGTGCTTTAGCAATTTACAATGAATAG